One region of Armigeres subalbatus isolate Guangzhou_Male chromosome 3, GZ_Asu_2, whole genome shotgun sequence genomic DNA includes:
- the LOC134223654 gene encoding uncharacterized protein LOC134223654, with amino-acid sequence MYVYYSARRTTTMYPTNCAQCYVFYWISSSFREFPDCLREYVSPMGSFLSAHESAIPVFFYISRTVIRVFSGSADREKMLSEIVSSFASSRVINPSCNVFAVVRTTLLMNSGLRSQTENTPIFLPDSSASSYELVPTRARMVQGTYKESSLALYASAADDCRKFRRNTLWPTT; translated from the exons ATGTATGTTTACTACTCCGCACGACGAACGACGACGATGTATCCGACGAACTGTGCACAATGTTACGTTTTCTACTGGATTTCCAGCAGTTTCCGCGAGTTTCCCGACTGTTTACGCGAATATGTGTCCCCGATGGGAAGTTTCCTCAGCGCGCATGAATCAGCGATCCCGGTATTCTTTTATATCAGTCGCACCGTCATTCGAGTGTTTAGTGGGTCAGCTGATAGAGAGAAAATGCTATCGGAGATTGTTTCGAGTTTTGCCAG TTCCCGGGTGATCAATCCGAGTTGTAATGTCTTTGCTGTCGTCCGGACGACTTTATTAATG AATTCTGGCTTGAGATCGCAGACGGAAAATACACCGATATTTTTACCGGATTCGTCTGCCAGTTCGTACGAGCTTGTTCCTACGCGAGCTAGGATGGTGCAGGGAACGTACAAGGAATCGAGTTTGGCGTTGTACGCGTCCGCTGCCGACGATTGTCGAAAATTCCGACGAAACACCCTTTGGCCGACCACATAG